A stretch of the Marmota flaviventris isolate mMarFla1 chromosome 12, mMarFla1.hap1, whole genome shotgun sequence genome encodes the following:
- the Igfn1 gene encoding immunoglobulin-like and fibronectin type III domain-containing protein 1, whose protein sequence is MAPVVPVTAPERTWRTMAFQHTGGQQPDCRDINFYPQKSLKGARAMAGKLVKKSSIPGVSIRQLVEEIPEGCSTPDFERKPITLALQEGKNAIFRAVVCGEPKPEVRWQSTKGDLSNSSKYQISSTPGSKEHVLQINKLTGEDTDLYRCIAVNMYGEATCSARLTVIEVGFRKNRKRQKEPQEDLRKELMDFRNMLKKRAPPPAPEKKMETEQVWQLLMTADRKDYEKICMKYGIVDFRGMLRKLQEMKKEREDKMAQYINAISNLRHIKVSKDGVASFALELDLKDFESKIYLYKDGEMIPYGFDNQTKHCLRRLGKRYQFQILDLRPEDAGLYQVKVEDAVVFSTELESSAIPPRVVVPLAEAHCEEHGDAVFECTLSNPCPNAAWHFKHRPLRLSDKYEVSVSPDGLTHRLVVRGARFSDRGLYSLDTGLHASSAWLVVEAGKDKGLQTTSADHQLQSRKSAKDCRLDILDEGQSAMQSSRSGYKPGTGSFSPTAGGPRGYFSQGLADTEVQQGKAATLSCTLTRDLGPGAWFKDGVKLTAQDGVVFEQEGLVHRLLIDCVQGTQAGRYTFVAGNQQSEATLTVQDPPVIAPDVTEKLREPLVVKAGKPVTMKIPFQSHFPVQATWRKDGAEVVGSSRRGAQVALGDGYTRLCLPSASRKDGGQYNVMLRSEGGSVQAELTLQVIDKPQPPQGPLEVQDGHRAGVCLRWQPPKDDGGRAVEHYVVERRQAGRSTWLKVGEPPTDSTTFTDAGVERGRKYTFRVRAVTSEGAGEALESEEVLVAPDAIPGPPSTPAILSASSQGITLTWTAPRGPGSAHILGYLVEKRKKGSNTWTAVNDQPMSERKCTVEDVRQGCQYEFRVTAVAPSGLGEPGPPSDAVFARDPMRPPGPVRDLQVTDTSHTSITLSWVGPDAQDGDKAQGYVVELCGSDSLQWSPCHVGTVPGTSFTVKGLRPRESYFVRVTAVNDGGHGQPTALDTIVHTVPVTGCPKFLMDSNAKDSVMVRVGDTIRVPVSFEAGPMPEVTWLKDGLTLSKRSVTTTKDGLTQLLIPTAGLSDSGRYTVVLRNLQGKEAAYDFLIRVAACPQAPGPIRLQENVPRTVTVQWEPSPDEVQGPPLHYTVLMRSSSHGSWHEVADRIHTNHFTRLGVLPGIEYHFRVVAKNELGTSRPSDTSEPWCLPRQRGRFTVRAPSYREPDLSQKPRFLVGLRTHLLPPGCECRMTCAVQGSPRPHVTWFKNDQSLEGHPTAYSTDMLGVCSLVIPSVSPKDSGKYKAVAENPLGQAVSTATLIVTETSS, encoded by the exons ATGGCGCCTGTGGTGCCTGTGACCGCTCCAGAACGCACTTGGCGCACCATGGCATTCCAGCACACTGGGGGGCAGCAGCCGGACTGCAGAG ATATCAATTTCTACCCTCAGAAGAGCCTAAAAGGAGCCAGAGCTATGGCAG GGAAGCTCGTGAAGAAGTCCTCCATCCCCGGGGTGAGCATCCGGCAGCTGGTGGAGGAGATCCCTGAAGGTTGCAGCACACCGGACTTTGAGCGGAAGCCCATCACCTTGGCTCTGCAGGAGG GGAAAAATGCCATCTTTCGGGCTGTGGTCTGCGGAGAGCCCAAACCCGAGGTGCGTTGGCAGAGCACCAAAGGAGACCTCAGCAACTCTAGCAAGTACCAGATCTCCTCCACCCCTGGCAGCAAGGAGCACGTGCTGCAG ATCAACAAGCTGACAGGCGAGGACACGGACCTGTACCGCTGCATAGCAGTGAACATGTATGGAGAGGCCACGTGCTCAGCAAGGCTCACTGTCATTGAAG TTGGCTTTCGGAAGAACCGGAAAAGGCAAAAGGAACCACAGGAGG ACCTAAGGAAGGAGCTGATGGATTTCCGGAACATGCTGAAAAAGAG ggcccctcctccagctccagaaAAAAAGATGGAGACTGAGCAGGTGTGGCAGCTGCTGATGACAGCAGACCGGAAGGACTACGAGAAGATCTGCATGAAGTATGGCATCGTTGACTTCCGGGGCATGCTGCGCAAACTGCAGGAGATGAAGAAAGAGCGGGAGGACAAGATGGCCCAG TACATCAATGCCATCTCTAACTTGAGACACATCAAGGTCTCCAAGGATGGGGTCGCTTCATTTGCCCTGGAGCTGGATCTCAAGGACTTTGAGAGCAAGATTTACTTGTATAAG GATGGTGAGATGATCCCCTATGGCTTTGACAACCAGACCAAGCACTGTCTGCGGCGGCTGGGGAAGCGCTACCAATTCCAGATCCTGGACCTGCGGCCTGAGGACGCTGGCCTTTACCAGGTCAAGGTGGAGGATGCCGTGGTCTTCTCAACAGAACTGGAGTCCAGCG CCATCCCCCCCAGAGTGGTGGTCCCACTGGCCGAGGCCCACTGTGAAGAACATGGTGATGCAGTCTTTGAATGTACTCTCTCCAACCCCTGTCCCAATGCTGCCTGGCATTTCAAGCACCGGCCCCTCCGACTCAGTGACAAATATGAAGTATCTGTGTCCCCTGATGGTCTGACCCACCGGCTGGTGGTGAGAGGGGCCCGGTTCTCAGACAGGGGCCTCTATTCGCTGGATACCGGGCTCCATGCTTCTAGCGCCTGGCTGGTGGTTGAAG CTGGGAAGGATAAAGGCCTGCAGACCACAAGTGCTGACCACCAGCTGCAG AGCAGGAAAAGTGCCAAAGACTGCAGGTTGGACATCCTTGATGAGGGGCAGAGTGCCATGCAGAGTTCCAGGTCTGGATACAAGCCCGGCACTGGCAGTTTCTCCCCGACGGCCGGAG GCCCCAGGGGCTACTTCTCTCAGGGCTTGGCTGACACAGAGGTGCAGCAGGGGAAGGCCGCCACGCTTTCCTGTACCCTCACCAGGGACCTGGGACCTGGTGCCTGGTTTAAGGATGGAGTCAAG CTCACCGCCCAGGATGGGGTCGTCTTTGAGCAAGAAGGCCTGGTGCACAGACTCCTTATCGACTGCGTGCAGGGCACCCAGGCTGGGAGGTACACCTTTGTGGCCGGCAACCAGCAGAGTGAGGCCACCCTGACCGTCCAGG ATCCCCCCGTAATTGCTCCAGATGTGACAGAGAAACTGAGAGAGCCACTGGTGGTCAAGGCTGGGAAGCCGGTGACAATGAAGATTCCCTTCCAGAGCCACTTCCCTGTTCAGGCCACCTGGAGGAAGGACGGGGCCGAGGTGGTGGGCAGCAGCCGCAGGGGGGCCCAGGTGGCCTTGGGGGATGGCTACACACGACTGTGCCTTCCCAGCGCAAGCAGGAAGGATGGTGGCCAGTACAACGTGATGCTAAGGAGCGAGGGAGGCTCTGTGCAGGCTGAGCTCACCCTGCAAGTCATAG ACAAGCCTCAGCCCCCACAGGGCCCCTTGGAGGTGCAGGATGGCCACAGGGCTGGTGTCTGCCTCCGCTGGCAGCCCCCGAAGGATGATGGGGGCCGGGCCGTGGAGCACTACGTGGTGGAGAGGCGACAGGCTGGCAGGAGCACTTGGCTGAAGGTGGGCGAACCCCCCACTGACAGCACTACCTTCACCGATGCCGGCGTGGAGCGGGGCAGAAAGTACACTTTCCGTGTGCGAGCTGTGACCTcggagggggctggggaggcccTGGAGTCTGAGGAGGTGTTGGTGGCTCCTGACG CAATCCCAGGGCCCCCTTCCACCCCGGCCATTCTATCGGCCTCCAGCCAGGGCATCACTCTCACATGGACAGCACCTCGGGGCCCTGGCAGTGCCCACATCCTGGGTTACCTGGTTGAGAAGCGCAAGAAGGGGAGCAACACCTGGACAGCCGTGAACGATCAGCCCATGTCTG AGAGGAAGTGCACTGTGGAAGATGTGCGGCAGGGCTGTCAGTATGAGTTCCGGGTCACAGCAGTGGCCCCCTCAGGCCTTGGAGAGCCTGGGCCCCCATCTGATGCTGTCTTTGCCCGAGACCCCATGA GACCCCCTGGGCCTGTGCGGGATCTTCAAGTCACGGACACATCACACACCAGCATCACCCTGAGCTGGGTGGGGCCAGATGCCCAGGATGGGGACAAAGCTCAGGGATATGTGGTGGAGCTGTGTGGCTCAGACAGTCTCCAGTGGAGCCCATGCCACGTGGGCACTGTGCCTGGGACCTCCTTCACAGTCAAGGGGCTTCGGCCTCGAGAGAGCTACTTTGTGCGGGTGACAGCAGTTAATGACGGGGGCCACGGCCAGCCCACTGCCCTGGACACCATAGTGCACACCGTGCCTGTTACTG GCTGCCCCAAATTCCTCATGGACTCCAATGCAAAGGACTCAGTGATGGTCAGAGTTGGGGACACCATTCGTGTGCCTGTCTCCTTTGAA GCTGGCCCCATGCCTGAGGTGACCTGGCTGAAGGATGGCTTGACTTTGTCCAAGAGAAGTGTGACCACCACCAAGGATGGCCTTACCCAGCTTCTGATTCCTACAGCTGGCCTCTCAGACAGTGGTCGCTAcactgtggtgctgaggaacctTCAGGGGAAGGAGGCTGCCTACGACTTCCTCATCAGGGTGGCAG CATGCCCACAGGCTCCTGGGCCCATCCGCCTGCAGGAGAATGTGCCCAGGACAGTGACAGTCCAGTGGGAGCCCTCTCCAGACGAGGTCCAGGGTCCCCCTCTGCACTACACGGTGCTGATGCGCTCCTCGTCACACGGCTCCTGGCACGAGGTGGCTGACCGCATCCACACCAACCACTTCACCCGCCTGGGCGTCCTTCCTGGCATTGAGTACCACTTCCGAGTAGTGGCCAAGAATGAGCTGGGGACCAGCAGACCCTCAGACACCAGTGAACCCTGGTGCCTCCCCAGGCAGAGAG GCAGATTCACAGTGAGGGCTCCAAGCTACCGGGAACCAGACCTGAGCCAGAAGCCCCGGTTCCTGGTGGGCCTGCGGACCCACCTGCTGCCTCCAGGATGCGAGTGTCGCATGACCTGTGCGGTGCAGGGATCACCCCGGCCTCATGTCACCTGGTTCAAGAATGATCAGAGTCTGGAAGGACACCCCACAGCATATAGCACTGATATGCTGGGCGTGTGCTCCCTTGTCATCCCCAGCGTCTCCCCTAAGGACAGTGGCAAGTACAAGGCTGTGGCTGAGAACCCGCTGGGCCAGGCTGTCAGCACTGCCACCCTCATCGTCACAG AAACCAGCTCCTAG